One window of Chloroflexus aggregans DSM 9485 genomic DNA carries:
- a CDS encoding dihydrodipicolinate synthase family protein: MAEIRGIISAMLTPFTSDVGPVDYEWLPEYLHFLADGGLHGVLALGTTGEGPSMSVAERIRTLDIIMQHRGELSVIAGTGCAALTDTIALSRAALDLGVDAILVMPPFYIKQPKEIGVLNYFRVLCDALPADARVMLYHIPQVTGVPITTTIIDGLLESHPNQFYGLKDSSGDWEHSKMLIDRYPQLRIFTGSDRLIARALAGGAAGAITALSSAFPHLARAVYDAFHQSGDVSAAQAKLSAVRDLIDPINTPPALKAALTWTSHLPETALRLPLMPLDNEEVNALRIAYERIMAGAQLHN, encoded by the coding sequence ATGGCAGAGATTCGCGGTATTATCAGTGCGATGCTTACTCCATTCACCAGTGATGTGGGTCCGGTTGATTATGAGTGGCTGCCGGAATACCTACACTTTTTGGCCGACGGTGGTCTTCATGGCGTGTTAGCACTCGGTACCACCGGTGAGGGGCCGTCCATGAGCGTTGCCGAACGGATCCGCACCCTGGATATTATTATGCAACACCGCGGTGAGCTGAGCGTGATTGCCGGCACCGGCTGCGCAGCGCTTACCGATACGATAGCGCTTAGCCGGGCAGCTCTCGATCTGGGGGTGGATGCTATCTTGGTAATGCCGCCGTTTTATATCAAGCAACCAAAAGAGATCGGTGTGCTGAACTATTTTCGCGTCCTCTGCGATGCTCTGCCGGCAGATGCGCGGGTTATGCTTTACCACATCCCCCAGGTGACCGGTGTGCCGATTACAACTACGATCATCGATGGCCTTCTCGAAAGTCATCCGAATCAATTCTACGGTCTCAAAGATAGTAGCGGTGATTGGGAGCATTCCAAGATGTTGATCGACCGCTATCCGCAACTTCGTATCTTCACCGGGAGTGACCGGCTGATCGCCCGGGCGTTGGCCGGTGGTGCTGCCGGTGCGATTACGGCTCTCTCAAGCGCGTTTCCCCATCTCGCCCGTGCCGTGTACGACGCCTTCCATCAGAGTGGTGACGTCTCGGCGGCGCAGGCTAAGCTCAGCGCTGTGCGTGATCTGATCGATCCCATCAATACACCTCCGGCGCTGAAGGCGGCGCTAACGTGGACGAGTCATTTGCCGGAGACGGCGCTACGCCTGCCGCTCATGCCACTCGACAACGAGGAGGTGAATGCACTGCGCATCGCCTACGAGCGGATTATGGCCGGAGCACAGTTGCACAATTGA
- a CDS encoding glycosyltransferase family 9 protein gives MRALFLHLLATVAQPLVRRANAHPPRRILIIKPDHLGDLLLATPALAALRAALPTAHITALVGPWAAPMWQRSPELDALVTLPFPAFDRSAAKPSRLAPYLLLLREALRLRRQRFDAALIMRDDHWWGAALALLAGIPRRIGFAHPLCRPLLSEALDYHPRQHVTQQALDLVAALTGHRPPPAPLRFSPTPAAREWAAAWHQTHVAPNEQLIIIHPGTGGPTKHWLHSYWIALIQSLRRPRRRFLLTGSPAEHAALAALATELPDVSLLSSEMTIDRLAALFAYAELVIGVDSGPLHIAVSQGVPTIHLFGPSDPLRFGPWGDGSRHHVLSAGIACSPCGVFAACPRATDPPECMVALTPAHVVAAAETLLATVR, from the coding sequence ATGCGAGCATTGTTTCTTCATCTCCTCGCCACGGTTGCTCAACCTTTGGTACGGCGCGCAAACGCGCATCCGCCACGGCGTATTCTGATCATCAAGCCCGACCACTTAGGTGATCTGCTGCTCGCGACACCGGCCCTGGCAGCGCTCCGCGCTGCCTTACCGACGGCGCACATCACTGCTCTCGTTGGGCCATGGGCTGCGCCGATGTGGCAACGCTCGCCCGAACTCGATGCACTGGTTACGTTGCCCTTTCCGGCGTTCGATCGCTCCGCTGCCAAACCATCACGCCTCGCGCCTTACCTGCTCTTGCTGCGCGAAGCGTTACGCTTACGCCGCCAGCGCTTCGATGCCGCGCTCATCATGCGCGACGATCACTGGTGGGGGGCTGCGCTGGCCCTATTGGCCGGTATCCCTCGTCGAATCGGCTTTGCCCATCCCCTCTGCCGGCCTCTGCTCAGCGAGGCACTAGACTATCATCCGCGGCAACACGTTACGCAACAGGCGCTCGATCTGGTCGCAGCGCTCACCGGTCATCGCCCACCACCGGCGCCGTTGCGCTTCTCACCGACGCCTGCTGCGCGTGAATGGGCTGCTGCATGGCATCAGACGCACGTCGCGCCGAATGAGCAGTTAATCATCATCCATCCCGGTACCGGTGGGCCAACGAAGCACTGGTTGCACAGCTACTGGATCGCCCTTATTCAAAGCTTGCGTCGGCCTCGGCGGCGTTTTTTGCTCACCGGTAGTCCTGCCGAGCACGCTGCATTGGCCGCGCTTGCCACCGAATTACCCGATGTCTCGCTGCTCAGTAGCGAGATGACCATCGACCGCCTTGCTGCGCTGTTTGCCTATGCCGAGTTGGTGATCGGTGTCGATAGTGGCCCACTGCACATTGCTGTTAGTCAGGGTGTACCGACCATTCACCTGTTTGGGCCGAGTGATCCACTTCGTTTCGGGCCGTGGGGTGATGGATCGCGGCATCACGTATTGAGCGCCGGGATCGCGTGCAGTCCATGCGGGGTCTTTGCCGCCTGCCCACGTGCGACCGATCCGCCCGAATGCATGGTAGCACTTACCCCGGCACATGTCGTGGCGGCTGCCGAGACGTTATTGGCAACCGTGAGGTAG
- a CDS encoding quinone oxidoreductase family protein — protein sequence MRAIQIHQTGGPEQLQLVDLPVPTPGPGQVRIKVAAAGVNFIDIYHRSGLYPQPLPFTLGLEVAGTVDALGEGVSNWAVGDRVGCVTAIGGYAEYALAFADKLVRIPENVDLETAAAVLLQGMTAHYLALSTFPLKAGDACLIHAAAGGVGLLLIQIAKRLGARVIGTVSTEEKAALARAAGADEVVIYTRESFVERARAFTNGRGVDVVYDSVGASTVEGSLDSLRPRGMFVTFGNASGPVPPISPLTLSSKGSLFMTRPTLFHYIATPEELRWRAEDLFTWIGAGELQVRIDRRYPLAEAAAAQIALASRATSGKLLLIP from the coding sequence ATGCGGGCAATCCAGATCCATCAGACCGGTGGGCCAGAGCAGTTACAACTTGTCGATCTACCCGTACCAACACCGGGGCCGGGGCAGGTACGGATTAAGGTAGCGGCGGCTGGGGTAAACTTTATCGATATTTATCACCGTAGTGGCTTGTACCCGCAGCCGTTACCGTTTACGCTAGGGCTAGAAGTCGCCGGGACGGTTGACGCCCTTGGTGAAGGAGTCAGTAACTGGGCTGTTGGTGACCGGGTGGGCTGTGTGACTGCCATCGGAGGCTATGCCGAATATGCGCTCGCGTTTGCCGACAAACTGGTGCGTATCCCCGAAAATGTCGATCTCGAAACGGCTGCCGCCGTCCTCTTACAGGGAATGACGGCGCATTATCTGGCGTTGAGTACCTTCCCGCTGAAAGCCGGCGATGCGTGTTTGATCCACGCAGCAGCCGGTGGGGTAGGGCTATTGCTGATTCAAATTGCCAAGCGATTGGGCGCGCGGGTGATCGGGACAGTTTCGACCGAGGAGAAAGCGGCGTTGGCCCGTGCAGCCGGCGCCGACGAAGTGGTGATCTATACTCGCGAGTCGTTCGTCGAGCGTGCGCGTGCGTTCACCAACGGGCGAGGCGTTGATGTTGTGTACGACTCGGTGGGGGCTAGCACGGTCGAAGGGAGCCTCGATAGCTTGCGTCCGCGCGGGATGTTTGTCACGTTTGGTAACGCGAGTGGTCCGGTACCACCGATTTCACCCTTGACGCTCAGTAGCAAAGGGTCGCTGTTTATGACGCGGCCAACCCTCTTCCACTATATTGCGACCCCGGAAGAGTTGCGCTGGCGCGCCGAAGATCTCTTCACGTGGATTGGGGCCGGTGAGTTGCAGGTGCGGATCGACCGTCGTTATCCGCTCGCGGAAGCTGCTGCGGCTCAGATCGCACTGGCGAGCCGGGCGACGAGTGGGAAACTCCTGCTCATCCCGTAA
- a CDS encoding class I SAM-dependent methyltransferase has product MRRSGLPPEYFERYDETDDRLFYLYPRLTAHIDELACQAVTQLIREELPNGGCLLDLMSSYVSHLPNDIPLTRVVGLGLNEEEMRLNPQLHEYVIHDLNANPQLPFSDQSFDGVVCTVSIQYMTHPVEVFAEVNRILKPGGPFIVTFSNRCFPSKAVRIWLATNDRQHMELVRYYFELAGGFTQIRCLDRSPNHWLSDPLYAVVGRRVV; this is encoded by the coding sequence GTGCGTCGAAGCGGTCTACCACCTGAATATTTTGAGCGTTACGATGAAACCGATGATCGCTTGTTCTATCTGTATCCCCGGCTAACTGCCCATATCGATGAGTTGGCTTGCCAGGCGGTAACCCAATTAATTCGCGAAGAACTACCAAATGGTGGTTGCCTCCTCGATCTCATGAGTAGCTATGTGAGCCATCTCCCCAATGATATTCCGCTGACGCGGGTAGTTGGGTTGGGCCTGAATGAAGAAGAGATGCGCCTGAATCCGCAACTGCACGAGTATGTGATCCACGATCTCAACGCTAACCCACAGTTGCCCTTTTCTGATCAGAGTTTCGACGGCGTGGTATGCACCGTCTCCATTCAATATATGACGCACCCGGTAGAAGTGTTTGCCGAGGTGAACCGTATTCTCAAACCGGGTGGACCGTTTATCGTTACCTTCTCAAACCGTTGCTTTCCCAGTAAAGCGGTGCGAATCTGGTTGGCAACGAATGATCGCCAACATATGGAACTGGTGCGCTACTACTTTGAACTGGCCGGCGGTTTTACCCAGATTCGCTGTCTTGATCGCTCACCGAACCATTGGCTAAGCGACCCACTCTACGCTGTAGTCGGTCGACGAGTGGTATAA
- a CDS encoding ATP-binding protein: protein MHRIERHYELSPVLAEGIDQLHTALNAFWAEAGVAPEAQIRFSTALAEVVANILQYAVASEAEPIQLRLRCTPHRIEARLVDHGHRWERPESAFALPDDWEERGRGLAIAAAILDRLQYRRLRELNCWRLVLFIHP, encoded by the coding sequence ATGCACCGTATCGAACGCCATTACGAACTCAGCCCAGTGCTCGCAGAAGGGATCGACCAGCTCCACACCGCATTGAATGCGTTTTGGGCTGAAGCCGGGGTAGCACCGGAGGCGCAGATACGGTTTAGTACCGCTCTCGCGGAAGTGGTTGCGAATATCTTACAGTATGCCGTTGCCTCGGAAGCGGAGCCAATCCAGTTGCGGCTCCGCTGTACACCACACCGGATCGAGGCGCGACTCGTTGATCATGGTCACCGGTGGGAAAGGCCAGAGTCGGCGTTCGCACTCCCTGACGATTGGGAAGAACGGGGAAGGGGACTCGCAATCGCAGCAGCAATCCTTGACCGGTTGCAGTACCGTCGGCTGCGCGAGCTGAATTGTTGGCGATTAGTGTTGTTCATCCACCCCTAA
- a CDS encoding aspartate kinase, translating to MRLVMKFGGTSVGSADAIRRVVEIVGTYARDHEVVVVVSAMNAPDLRTTDTLIAAAKAAAAGDGNATAQIAPRLLELHMRAAAEVATPAECAALEPQIRSMLDYMSDLSRSIAVLGELTPRALDLFSGLGERLNARLIAAALRSAGIDAEAIDATELIVTDDHYGNASPIEPDTRERSRARLLPLLAAKRVPVVTGFIGATRNGVPTTLGRGGSDYTCAILGADLDADEVWFWKEVDGVLSANPKVVPEARTLPRLSYAEMGEMAYYGANVLHPKTVQPLVHRRIPIRIRNTFNPSHPGTLIDAEGDGENVRAITAIKGLSLITVGGPGMLGLTGVAARIFGAVARAGANILLISQASSEQSVCFAIPSNEAEKVVHELRCELDREFAAHDVEHIGTIAPVVIVAVVGSGMRGTPGIAGRVFGALGAAGVNVIAIAQGSTENNISLVVSEHDADAAVRAVHAAFVG from the coding sequence ATGCGTCTCGTGATGAAATTCGGTGGTACGTCGGTTGGTAGCGCCGACGCGATCCGCCGGGTGGTGGAGATTGTCGGTACGTATGCTCGCGATCATGAAGTGGTCGTCGTCGTATCGGCGATGAATGCCCCCGATCTGCGCACCACCGACACCTTGATTGCAGCAGCAAAAGCTGCGGCTGCCGGCGATGGTAATGCTACGGCGCAGATTGCGCCACGCCTGCTCGAACTCCATATGCGGGCTGCTGCCGAGGTAGCGACCCCGGCAGAGTGCGCGGCTCTCGAACCCCAGATTCGCTCGATGCTCGATTACATGAGCGATCTTTCGCGGAGTATTGCCGTACTCGGTGAGCTAACGCCGCGCGCCCTCGATCTGTTTAGCGGGTTAGGGGAACGTCTCAACGCCCGCTTGATCGCCGCTGCACTGCGTAGCGCCGGGATCGATGCCGAAGCCATTGATGCCACCGAGCTGATCGTTACCGACGACCACTATGGTAATGCGTCACCGATCGAACCCGACACGCGCGAACGCAGTCGCGCACGGTTGTTGCCACTCCTCGCCGCAAAGCGCGTCCCTGTCGTCACCGGTTTTATCGGCGCTACCCGCAACGGCGTCCCAACCACCCTCGGTCGCGGTGGTTCCGATTATACGTGTGCGATTCTCGGCGCCGATCTCGATGCCGACGAAGTGTGGTTCTGGAAAGAAGTGGACGGCGTGTTGTCGGCGAATCCTAAGGTCGTTCCCGAAGCACGAACCTTACCCCGACTCTCGTATGCCGAGATGGGCGAGATGGCCTATTACGGAGCCAACGTCTTACACCCCAAAACCGTCCAACCACTTGTCCACCGCCGAATCCCTATCCGCATTCGTAACACCTTCAATCCCAGTCACCCGGGTACGCTGATTGACGCCGAAGGTGATGGTGAAAATGTACGCGCCATCACGGCAATTAAGGGTCTGAGCCTGATCACCGTGGGTGGACCGGGTATGTTGGGGTTGACCGGGGTTGCCGCCCGGATTTTCGGGGCCGTTGCTCGGGCCGGCGCCAACATTTTGCTGATCTCACAAGCCAGCAGTGAGCAGAGTGTGTGTTTCGCCATACCGAGCAACGAAGCCGAGAAAGTGGTTCACGAATTACGCTGTGAACTTGATCGGGAATTTGCCGCCCACGATGTTGAGCATATCGGCACAATTGCGCCGGTCGTGATCGTGGCTGTGGTCGGGTCGGGCATGCGAGGTACGCCGGGGATTGCCGGGCGGGTGTTTGGCGCGCTCGGTGCGGCGGGGGTCAACGTGATCGCGATTGCGCAGGGGAGCACCGAGAATAACATTTCGCTCGTTGTATCCGAGCACGATGCCGATGCAGCGGTACGGGCTGTCCATGCCGCGTTTGTAGGGTAA
- a CDS encoding LysM peptidoglycan-binding domain-containing protein, translating into MIRYVWLWFIGLLIVSVSMGLTACFPEPPPHNLPTLPVVLDITPAPTIDLDATATVYASLSRPTPTVAALYVVQAGDTLSTIAERFGVTVDELVAANNLTDPNFLQPGQTLLIPSLVGTPQPIPTPTP; encoded by the coding sequence GTGATCCGTTACGTGTGGCTTTGGTTCATTGGGCTGCTGATCGTATCGGTGAGTATGGGGCTAACCGCGTGCTTTCCAGAGCCGCCGCCGCACAACTTGCCTACCTTGCCGGTCGTGCTCGACATTACCCCTGCCCCAACCATCGATCTCGACGCAACGGCGACGGTCTATGCCAGTTTGTCGCGCCCAACCCCAACGGTTGCCGCGTTGTACGTTGTCCAGGCCGGTGATACGCTTAGTACAATTGCCGAACGCTTTGGGGTGACGGTTGATGAATTGGTAGCAGCCAACAATCTGACCGATCCCAACTTCCTCCAGCCCGGGCAGACGTTACTCATTCCATCGTTAGTCGGCACGCCACAACCAATCCCCACACCGACACCGTGA
- a CDS encoding glucose-1-phosphate thymidylyltransferase, with amino-acid sequence MKGLVLSGGKGTRLRPITYTSAKQLVPVANKPVLFRVIEAIRDAGITDIGIVIGDTGDEIRSAVGNGRRWGVKITYIPQESPLGLAHAVKISRDFLDTDRFVMFLGDNCIQGGISPLIEQFGNSNYNAQIVLKKVSDPRSFGVAELDDDGRIIRLVEKPREPKSDLALVGIYMFDYHVFEAVEAIRPSARGELEITDAIQWLVSNGYSVYPYIHEGWWIDTGKKDDMLEANRLVLEEMEPAVHGYVDRDSQLIGKVIIEPGAEIINSTIRGPAIIGEHTRIVNAYVGPFTSIYHHCHIEECEIEHSIVLEYCTIRNLPHRLEDSLIGRNVEISRSPLRPKAYRLMLGDNSSVGVL; translated from the coding sequence ATGAAAGGACTTGTGCTAAGCGGTGGGAAAGGCACCCGACTACGCCCGATTACGTATACCAGCGCCAAACAACTTGTACCGGTCGCTAACAAGCCGGTACTTTTCCGTGTGATTGAAGCGATCCGTGATGCCGGCATTACCGACATCGGTATTGTTATCGGTGATACCGGCGACGAGATTCGGTCGGCGGTCGGCAATGGCCGGCGTTGGGGAGTCAAAATCACCTACATCCCACAGGAATCACCGCTGGGCCTTGCGCATGCGGTTAAGATCAGCCGTGATTTTCTGGATACTGATCGGTTTGTGATGTTTCTGGGTGATAACTGCATTCAGGGTGGGATCAGCCCGTTGATCGAACAGTTTGGTAACAGCAACTACAACGCGCAAATCGTGTTGAAAAAGGTTAGCGACCCACGCTCGTTTGGCGTCGCCGAACTCGATGACGATGGGCGCATTATCCGGTTAGTCGAGAAACCGCGCGAACCGAAGTCGGATTTGGCACTGGTGGGCATTTACATGTTCGATTACCACGTCTTCGAGGCGGTTGAGGCAATTCGCCCCTCGGCGCGGGGCGAACTCGAGATTACCGACGCCATTCAGTGGTTGGTCAGCAACGGGTACAGCGTGTACCCGTACATTCACGAGGGATGGTGGATCGATACCGGCAAAAAAGATGACATGCTCGAAGCCAATCGGCTGGTGCTCGAAGAGATGGAGCCGGCGGTACACGGGTATGTGGATCGTGATTCGCAGTTGATCGGCAAAGTTATTATCGAACCGGGCGCCGAGATCATCAACAGTACGATTCGCGGTCCGGCTATCATCGGTGAACATACGCGGATCGTCAATGCGTATGTAGGGCCGTTTACTTCGATCTACCACCATTGCCACATCGAAGAGTGCGAAATTGAGCATAGCATTGTGTTAGAGTACTGCACAATTCGCAACCTTCCCCACCGGCTCGAAGACAGCTTGATCGGGCGGAACGTCGAAATCAGTCGTAGCCCGTTACGACCGAAAGCATACCGACTGATGTTGGGCGATAACAGTTCGGTGGGAGTACTGTAG
- a CDS encoding STAS domain-containing protein, with the protein MLEEFMKGALMEITVNPMNERAVVVQLRGRLDLLVATEVKQRLSQIVSDGFRLIVVDMGEVSFVDSSGLGALIGGLKAARLAGGDLRLANLNAQAQAILELTTLNRVLRPYPNVDEALHAV; encoded by the coding sequence ATGCTAGAAGAGTTTATGAAAGGGGCACTGATGGAGATTACCGTCAACCCGATGAATGAACGCGCCGTTGTAGTCCAACTGCGTGGCCGTCTCGATCTCTTGGTGGCTACCGAAGTGAAGCAGCGTTTATCCCAGATCGTTAGTGACGGGTTCCGCTTGATTGTCGTTGATATGGGGGAGGTCAGTTTTGTGGATAGTTCGGGATTAGGTGCGCTGATCGGCGGTCTGAAAGCAGCACGGCTCGCCGGCGGTGATCTGCGCCTGGCCAACCTGAACGCCCAAGCCCAGGCGATTTTAGAATTGACAACGCTCAATCGCGTCTTGCGTCCGTACCCCAACGTAGACGAAGCGTTGCACGCTGTGTGA
- a CDS encoding 3-deoxy-7-phosphoheptulonate synthase: protein MNQIPLANLHVRELSPLQPPRVLKAELPISPAAAHTVAEARAAIRRILRGEDHRRIMVVGPCSIHDPEAALDYARRLQALQRPLGDQLLIVMRTYLEKPRTTVGWRGLINDPHLDGSFDMAAGLRIARQLLLAINELGVPVATEMLDPISPQYLDDQISLATIGARTSEAQTHRALASGVSMPVGFKNGTDGGIQIAVNACVSAAAPHSFLGIDEDGRSAVVRTTGNPDSFVILRGGRYGPNYHLEYIVQATRLMREAERTPAVMVDCSHANSGGDFRRQEAVWQTVLGYMVEEELPIIGMMLESNLFEGKQPLLADRSLLKYGVSLTDGCVGWDTTERLLHEAHLALSRR from the coding sequence ATGAACCAGATACCATTAGCCAATCTACACGTTCGTGAACTATCACCGCTTCAACCACCACGTGTCCTAAAAGCCGAACTTCCGATCAGCCCGGCTGCGGCCCATACGGTTGCCGAAGCCCGGGCCGCGATTCGGCGGATTTTACGTGGTGAAGATCACCGCCGGATCATGGTGGTTGGGCCATGCTCGATCCATGATCCCGAAGCCGCACTTGATTATGCTCGTCGCCTCCAAGCGCTGCAACGCCCGCTTGGCGATCAGTTGCTGATCGTGATGCGCACCTATCTCGAAAAGCCGCGCACTACCGTCGGCTGGCGTGGCTTGATCAATGACCCCCATCTCGACGGCTCGTTCGATATGGCCGCCGGTCTGCGTATTGCCCGTCAATTGCTTCTGGCGATCAACGAACTCGGCGTGCCGGTCGCGACCGAGATGCTTGATCCGATTAGTCCGCAATACCTCGACGACCAAATCAGCCTCGCGACGATCGGCGCCCGCACGAGCGAAGCGCAAACGCACCGAGCGTTGGCCAGTGGGGTTTCGATGCCGGTTGGTTTTAAGAATGGCACTGATGGCGGTATTCAGATCGCTGTCAATGCCTGTGTTTCGGCAGCGGCACCACACAGCTTTCTCGGTATCGATGAAGATGGGCGCAGTGCAGTGGTACGTACCACCGGTAATCCTGATAGTTTCGTTATTTTGCGTGGTGGCCGCTACGGCCCCAATTATCATCTCGAGTATATCGTGCAGGCAACGCGGTTGATGCGCGAAGCCGAACGAACTCCGGCAGTGATGGTCGATTGCAGTCACGCCAACTCCGGTGGCGATTTTCGCCGTCAAGAAGCGGTTTGGCAAACGGTACTCGGCTATATGGTCGAAGAAGAGTTGCCGATCATCGGGATGATGTTGGAGAGTAATTTGTTTGAAGGGAAGCAACCACTTCTTGCCGACCGCAGCCTGCTGAAGTACGGTGTTTCACTGACCGACGGTTGTGTTGGGTGGGACACAACCGAACGCTTGTTACACGAGGCCCATCTGGCGCTGAGCAGGCGCTAA
- a CDS encoding CpXC domain-containing protein yields MPSAPPQPVQLACPSCGTRFRSLVYTLVDGGEQPELKAALLTGQLNVAVCPACGMASMLSAPLIYHDAGKQLFLVYVPQELNSQPQEIDRFIGDASAFLLRSVPNEAPRGYLLAPRRFLTLQSLIEAIYEADGVSAEDLRRQNRYVEILTDLVNVVDDDQRFTEKAQSYTKELTPEFFATLDAFINATNKAQAQMRSLLIRVREKLQAYTARAAALAAAQELNAAIERLRTVSDDELPAAVKELRPLIDYGFFELWTEQIEAAEAAGDTVTAQMLTARRSRILELVEAIDREAQELFERGSALIDAVLSTSDPVAALRERAAEVDEGLLTVISASIAAARHAGSPELVDQLEQLAATAQEIIESRLSPEDRFINELLAQETTLDATRLLRKNMTKITPELARRLNERAAEEEKRADQAAAERLRQLAREASALLF; encoded by the coding sequence ATGCCGTCAGCCCCTCCTCAACCAGTTCAACTAGCTTGTCCATCTTGTGGCACACGTTTCCGTTCACTCGTCTATACGCTCGTCGATGGTGGCGAGCAGCCCGAACTAAAGGCTGCACTCCTTACCGGCCAACTGAATGTCGCTGTCTGCCCTGCGTGTGGCATGGCAAGTATGCTCAGTGCGCCGCTTATCTATCACGATGCCGGTAAGCAACTGTTTTTGGTGTATGTTCCGCAAGAACTGAATAGCCAACCGCAAGAGATCGACCGATTTATCGGTGATGCGTCGGCGTTCCTGCTCCGCTCGGTACCAAACGAGGCGCCGCGTGGCTATTTGTTGGCCCCGCGGCGCTTCCTAACGTTGCAATCGTTGATCGAGGCAATCTACGAGGCTGATGGCGTCTCGGCGGAAGATTTGCGTCGCCAAAACCGTTATGTCGAGATTTTGACCGACTTGGTCAATGTAGTAGATGACGATCAGCGGTTTACCGAGAAGGCCCAAAGCTATACTAAGGAGCTAACTCCTGAGTTTTTTGCCACCCTCGATGCCTTTATCAATGCAACGAATAAAGCGCAGGCCCAAATGCGCTCGCTGTTGATCCGTGTACGCGAGAAGTTACAGGCCTATACCGCTCGTGCGGCAGCACTGGCCGCTGCGCAAGAGCTAAATGCGGCAATCGAGCGGTTGCGGACGGTGAGCGATGATGAGTTGCCGGCTGCTGTGAAAGAGCTACGTCCCCTGATTGATTACGGTTTTTTTGAGCTGTGGACCGAACAGATCGAGGCCGCAGAGGCCGCCGGCGATACCGTAACTGCGCAGATGTTAACGGCACGTCGTAGCCGTATTCTTGAGCTGGTCGAAGCGATTGACCGTGAGGCGCAAGAGTTGTTCGAGCGCGGCAGTGCCTTGATCGATGCCGTATTGTCGACATCCGATCCGGTGGCTGCGCTACGGGAGCGGGCTGCTGAGGTAGACGAAGGCTTACTGACGGTCATATCGGCCAGTATCGCCGCCGCACGTCATGCCGGTAGCCCGGAATTGGTCGATCAGCTTGAACAGTTGGCTGCTACAGCGCAAGAAATTATCGAGTCGCGGCTCTCACCTGAAGATCGCTTTATCAACGAATTGCTGGCCCAAGAGACGACTCTCGATGCGACCCGCTTGCTGCGCAAGAACATGACGAAAATTACCCCTGAACTTGCACGCCGCCTGAACGAACGGGCCGCCGAGGAAGAGAAGCGTGCCGATCAGGCTGCTGCCGAGCGGTTGCGCCAATTGGCTCGTGAGGCCAGTGCGTTGCTCTTCTAG